DNA sequence from the Bordetella genomosp. 9 genome:
ACAACGCCGCCTGACGCGCGCGGCGGCGTCCTCCTGGACGCCGTCAGTTCATCCTGATGTTCAGCGACGTGATGATCCCGTGCCACTTCTGGGTATCGTCGCGCACCGTCTGCTGGAACTTCTGCTGCGTCCAGGTCTGCACGGCCAGTCCCTGTTCCAGCATCTTCTTCTGGGTATCGGGATCCGCCAGCGCCTTGTTGATGGCGTCGTGCAGCTTGGCGACCACGGCCGGCGGCGTGCCGGTGCGCACGAATACGCCGTACCAGGGCTCATAGTCGAAGCCCTTCACGCCCGCCTCCTGCATGGTGGGCAGGTCCGGCAGCGATGCCGCGCGCGCCGCGCCCGACGTCGCCAGGGGGCGCACCTGGCCGCTGCGGATGTAGGGCAGCACGGCGGGGATGGTCAACAGCATCGCCTCGATGCGGCCGGAGATCAGGTCGGTGATGGCCGGCCCGGAACCCTTGTAGGGGATGTGCGTCAGCGTCAGGTGTTCCTTGGACTGCAGCCATGCCATGGGCAGGTGGCCGGCGCTGCCCACGCCGCCGGATCCGTAGTTCACCGCGCCGGGGTGGGCGCGGGCGTAGTCCAGGAACTCCTTGAACGTCTTGACCGGCATGGAATTCGTCACCACCAGCACGTTCGGCGTCTGGCCGACGTA
Encoded proteins:
- a CDS encoding Bug family tripartite tricarboxylate transporter substrate binding protein, coding for MQDDHNERHPSRRAPMTPERAAGTRPARRWLARAAAGLSACAALAAVPAIPAHAADDWPTKPLTMLIPYAPGGTTDIIGRVLADKVGRILGQTVVADNRGGAGGTIAGTMLARSNPDGYTFMLEHIGFAFNASLYPHLSYEPLKDITPVAYVGQTPNVLVVTNSMPVKTFKEFLDYARAHPGAVNYGSGGVGSAGHLPMAWLQSKEHLTLTHIPYKGSGPAITDLISGRIEAMLLTIPAVLPYIRSGQVRPLATSGAARAASLPDLPTMQEAGVKGFDYEPWYGVFVRTGTPPAVVAKLHDAINKALADPDTQKKMLEQGLAVQTWTQQKFQQTVRDDTQKWHGIITSLNIRMN